The following are encoded in a window of Fibrobacter sp. UWP2 genomic DNA:
- the mqnB gene encoding futalosine hydrolase, which translates to MNKTLVAFASKQEFNTLFPQISAVVAASTPVSVGALYDVTVCGVGVLDFSVNLASQLSKHRYERVIMLGICGAYEGRDIQVGEVVRVDTEVVGDMGVQNAEGHFIPWGELIGEPVIYKGDSPRLLPLRLASVRSVVGVTVNTCTGTRYLSLRRSGMFNADVETMEGAACFAVCKKFGASVFQFRAVSNIATDRDTSAWKIPEALAALKERVLDNL; encoded by the coding sequence GTGAACAAGACTCTCGTTGCATTTGCCTCCAAGCAGGAATTCAATACACTTTTCCCGCAAATCTCGGCGGTGGTCGCCGCGTCGACTCCTGTTTCCGTGGGTGCGCTCTACGATGTGACCGTCTGCGGTGTGGGCGTCCTTGATTTTTCTGTGAATCTTGCTTCCCAGTTGAGCAAGCACCGCTACGAGCGCGTAATCATGCTGGGTATTTGCGGTGCCTACGAAGGTCGCGATATCCAGGTTGGCGAGGTGGTCCGCGTCGATACCGAGGTGGTGGGCGACATGGGCGTGCAAAATGCCGAGGGCCACTTTATCCCGTGGGGCGAACTTATTGGGGAACCGGTCATTTACAAAGGCGATTCTCCCCGCTTGCTCCCGTTGCGCCTGGCTTCCGTTCGTTCGGTGGTGGGCGTCACGGTCAACACCTGCACGGGCACGCGCTACCTCTCGCTTCGCCGTTCGGGCATGTTCAACGCCGATGTAGAAACTATGGAAGGCGCCGCCTGTTTTGCCGTTTGCAAAAAGTTCGGTGCGTCCGTTTTCCAGTTCCGCGCCGTGAGCAACATCGCGACCGACCGCGACACCTCTGCCTGGAAAATTCCCGAAGCCCTCGCCGCCCTCAAGGAACGGGTCCTGGACAACCTTTAA
- a CDS encoding 1,4-dihydroxy-6-naphthoate synthase has translation MRLSLGISTCPNDTFIYEALIHGLENSPFEWDVHFADVQTLNEMVMRGELDVAKVSAQIYPQVKRNYRCLDCGGAIGYGCGPLLLSSKENGFDPAAFTTLPGQNTTAALLFKFWYKNEFGGTPKLDYALFNEVYQGLLSGRVVQGVTIHEHRFTWKRDGLHLLQDLGAYWEAKTSAPIPLGIAVARCDVPHNVVAQIESEIRESLRIAKKRANIVSPFIAQKAQIDDENVIVSHIKMFVNDFSEDVGEAGKRALERLWGFFGC, from the coding sequence ATGCGTCTTTCCCTCGGCATCTCCACCTGTCCAAACGACACCTTTATCTATGAAGCTTTAATCCACGGGCTAGAAAATTCGCCTTTCGAATGGGATGTGCACTTTGCCGACGTGCAGACCTTGAACGAGATGGTCATGCGTGGCGAACTGGACGTGGCGAAGGTGAGCGCACAGATTTATCCGCAGGTAAAGCGGAACTACCGGTGCCTTGATTGTGGCGGAGCCATTGGTTATGGCTGTGGTCCACTTCTGCTCTCGTCCAAAGAAAACGGGTTTGACCCCGCCGCCTTTACCACGCTCCCTGGACAAAACACCACGGCGGCGCTTCTGTTCAAGTTCTGGTACAAGAACGAATTTGGCGGGACTCCAAAACTCGACTACGCCCTTTTTAACGAAGTCTACCAAGGGCTCCTTTCGGGGCGGGTCGTGCAGGGGGTCACCATCCACGAGCACCGCTTTACTTGGAAGCGCGACGGACTGCATCTTTTGCAAGACCTGGGCGCCTACTGGGAAGCGAAAACGTCGGCTCCGATTCCCCTTGGCATTGCGGTTGCGCGGTGTGATGTTCCTCACAACGTTGTCGCGCAAATCGAATCCGAAATTCGCGAGAGTTTGCGCATCGCAAAAAAACGTGCCAATATTGTTTCTCCGTTTATCGCCCAAAAAGCACAAATTGACGATGAAAATGTCATCGTTTCGCACATCAAAATGTTCGTGAACGACTTCTCCGAGGACGTGGGCGAGGCGGGCAAGAGGGCTTTGGAGCGTCTTTGGGGCTTTTTTGGCTGTTAA
- a CDS encoding OmpA family protein, producing MARNISVPGDFSTIADALGNADAGDTIKVARGTYNENITLIMGVVLKGEDPLTTIIDGGRRGPTVMGTSGAEMSHFTVRNGLEGILCENAAPYIHHCYVIDNHCTGIGAFISLPWLRNNVVYGNRWSGILAWGAKSLDAYVEHNVVLRNGYSGLALKGPTNLVARNNIFMDNHYYGVFADPAAGQTKVEYNNIYKNYYPFNQFIKVNRTNVSLDPKFINYSLSKPNFYPQSTSPMVKRGKGKLDIGLTTAEVAKEEEVVEETRNPDTDADGLCDPWVSEEGVSDKYASVCTGVDNCPEEAEDFDGYQDDDGCPDPDNDRDGLCDPWVEAKAMFANFAHICKGVDLCPEQSETLNEFKDDDGCPDEVPQPPKKVFVLEGVNFESGKATITQDSYISLMKVVDIMETFSEATFEIVGHTDNVGDKEKNMQLSADRAAAVKNFLVEKGIAESRMVTSGKGDSKPVASNKTPEGRAQNRRIEFIRTDIK from the coding sequence ATGGCAAGAAATATCAGCGTGCCAGGCGATTTCTCGACGATTGCAGATGCTCTCGGTAATGCCGATGCTGGCGATACTATCAAGGTAGCGCGCGGCACTTATAACGAAAACATCACCCTCATCATGGGTGTCGTACTTAAGGGCGAGGATCCCTTGACTACCATCATCGATGGTGGCCGTCGAGGTCCGACCGTCATGGGTACATCGGGCGCCGAAATGTCGCACTTCACAGTGAGGAACGGTCTCGAAGGTATCCTTTGCGAGAACGCCGCTCCTTATATCCATCACTGCTATGTGATCGACAACCACTGCACGGGTATCGGCGCCTTCATCTCGCTGCCCTGGCTCCGCAACAACGTAGTGTACGGCAACCGCTGGTCCGGCATCCTCGCTTGGGGCGCCAAGTCGCTCGATGCGTACGTCGAACATAACGTTGTTCTCCGCAACGGCTATTCGGGCCTTGCGTTGAAGGGACCGACCAACCTGGTCGCCCGTAACAACATCTTCATGGACAACCACTACTACGGTGTGTTCGCTGACCCTGCTGCTGGTCAGACGAAGGTGGAGTACAACAACATCTACAAGAACTACTATCCGTTCAACCAGTTCATCAAGGTGAACCGCACGAACGTTTCTCTCGATCCGAAGTTCATCAACTACTCTCTCTCCAAGCCGAACTTCTACCCGCAGTCCACCTCGCCGATGGTGAAGCGCGGCAAGGGCAAGCTCGACATTGGTCTTACCACTGCCGAAGTGGCAAAGGAAGAAGAAGTTGTTGAAGAAACCCGCAATCCCGATACCGATGCTGACGGTCTCTGCGATCCGTGGGTTTCCGAAGAAGGTGTTTCCGACAAGTACGCTTCTGTTTGCACGGGCGTTGACAACTGCCCCGAAGAAGCCGAAGACTTTGACGGCTACCAGGACGACGATGGTTGCCCGGATCCGGACAACGACCGCGATGGTCTTTGCGATCCGTGGGTCGAAGCCAAGGCCATGTTCGCCAACTTCGCTCACATTTGTAAGGGCGTTGACCTCTGCCCCGAGCAGTCCGAAACTTTGAACGAATTCAAGGATGACGATGGATGCCCGGACGAAGTCCCGCAGCCGCCCAAGAAGGTGTTCGTCCTCGAAGGCGTGAACTTTGAATCCGGTAAGGCTACCATTACTCAAGACTCCTACATCTCCCTGATGAAGGTGGTCGACATCATGGAAACCTTCTCCGAAGCCACATTTGAAATTGTCGGCCATACAGACAACGTTGGTGACAAGGAAAAGAACATGCAGCTCTCCGCTGACCGCGCCGCTGCCGTGAAGAACTTCCTCGTCGAAAAAGGCATTGCCGAAAGCCGTATGGTCACGAGCGGTAAGGGTGATTCCAAGCCGGTCGCTTCTAACAAAACCCCCGAAGGGCGTGCGCAGAACCGTCGTATCGAGTTCATCCGCACGGACATTAAGTAA
- a CDS encoding tetratricopeptide repeat protein produces the protein MMHTSFIKKAAVFGLALASTSLFAEATYSPHKYQQNDWFAEFGGNTAMYVNPAGISETEQLEFSAAFFSSISGEASQEYVSLTFPMDYKHTLGFSFFENGASIDDGPSYGEYAFMFGYAYNLMQFLALGVDISVLYINQFDEVKQLTMGADIGINWNPLASSKYGYLLVGVAMQNVLQPAVSTAAEESGMKFVLFTESEAYKIPSNLNVSLFYRGLNRSLEAKAEVSIIDVMHESSEGGEGMNLETSFTLTYYLSPHLGVRARFTKECYPVIGATVNVKDVSIFRYLALDLELSHDDLWEKKNRGFIWAVKLTSRFGDTREEKIGEERYRRLKIEPENDYRAAMRLYLNRQFLEAAYAFGKVQTKYPAFHLVDQAAFYKAKSFENLRMHKAAKAVYEDAIKRYPQSDQRAKYHFQLMNIDYKEGKYTEAMAKYQNIAQKFGESDVKADADYVAGQIKFEQGLYQESVDLLAAILPGNANYFYARYTMGIAYSRMGKWEEAENCFRDITEQPVSNQSERDLQDAAKVKLGHIYFSGEKPDIATAAQMYGQVEAGSPVYDEAMLGIAWSFLKVNKPDEAMKPAQWIINNLPESFLISEAYLVIGYCHFMKKDYNGAAKALEQAEKRTEQPVVTVAARDSARQAYDAMQDQFDSVQVLALDLARQLPTPRVESKREALRPTFDKANQSIEEYAAFTQKSIQSDRFESNRKRIQEDVGFTLATVKTKMSQGSTGSSEAAQELEDLEDLE, from the coding sequence ATGATGCATACTAGTTTCATCAAGAAAGCAGCAGTCTTTGGACTCGCTTTAGCCAGCACTTCTTTGTTCGCTGAGGCTACCTATTCTCCGCACAAGTACCAGCAGAACGACTGGTTCGCAGAATTTGGCGGCAACACCGCCATGTACGTGAACCCGGCTGGAATTTCCGAGACGGAACAGCTTGAATTCAGCGCCGCGTTCTTTAGCTCCATCAGTGGCGAAGCCAGCCAGGAATACGTCAGCTTGACGTTCCCGATGGACTACAAGCATACGCTCGGCTTCTCGTTCTTCGAAAACGGCGCCTCCATTGACGACGGCCCGTCTTACGGCGAATATGCGTTCATGTTCGGTTATGCGTACAACTTAATGCAGTTCCTTGCGTTGGGTGTCGACATCTCCGTCCTTTACATCAACCAGTTCGACGAAGTCAAGCAGCTCACCATGGGTGCCGATATCGGTATCAACTGGAACCCGCTTGCCTCTTCCAAGTACGGCTACCTCCTTGTTGGTGTCGCCATGCAGAACGTTCTTCAGCCTGCGGTTAGCACCGCTGCCGAAGAAAGCGGCATGAAGTTCGTCCTCTTTACCGAGAGCGAAGCCTACAAGATTCCTTCCAACTTGAACGTTAGCTTGTTCTACCGCGGCCTCAACCGCAGCTTGGAAGCCAAGGCCGAAGTCTCCATCATCGACGTGATGCACGAAAGCTCCGAAGGTGGTGAAGGCATGAACCTCGAAACGAGCTTCACCTTGACCTACTACCTCTCCCCGCACCTCGGTGTGCGCGCCCGCTTCACCAAGGAATGCTACCCGGTGATCGGTGCCACGGTGAACGTCAAGGACGTGAGCATCTTCCGTTACCTCGCTCTTGATCTTGAACTCTCTCACGACGACCTGTGGGAAAAGAAGAACCGCGGCTTTATCTGGGCCGTGAAGCTGACCTCCCGCTTCGGTGACACCCGTGAAGAAAAGATTGGCGAAGAACGCTATCGCCGCTTGAAGATTGAACCTGAAAACGACTACCGTGCCGCTATGCGCTTGTACTTGAACCGTCAGTTCCTCGAAGCCGCCTATGCCTTCGGTAAGGTCCAGACCAAGTACCCCGCTTTCCACTTGGTTGACCAGGCTGCGTTCTACAAGGCAAAGTCCTTTGAAAACCTCCGTATGCACAAGGCTGCCAAGGCCGTGTACGAAGACGCTATCAAGCGCTATCCGCAGAGTGACCAGCGCGCCAAGTATCACTTCCAGTTGATGAACATCGACTATAAGGAAGGCAAGTACACCGAAGCTATGGCGAAGTACCAGAACATCGCCCAGAAGTTCGGTGAAAGCGACGTGAAGGCTGACGCCGACTACGTTGCCGGCCAGATCAAGTTCGAACAGGGCCTCTACCAGGAATCTGTCGACCTCCTCGCCGCCATCCTTCCGGGTAACGCCAACTACTTCTACGCCCGCTATACTATGGGTATCGCCTATAGCCGCATGGGCAAGTGGGAAGAAGCCGAAAACTGCTTCCGCGACATTACGGAACAGCCGGTTTCCAACCAGTCTGAACGCGATTTGCAGGATGCCGCCAAGGTGAAACTCGGCCACATCTACTTCTCTGGCGAAAAGCCGGACATTGCTACTGCTGCCCAGATGTATGGCCAGGTCGAAGCCGGTTCCCCGGTGTACGACGAAGCTATGCTCGGTATTGCATGGTCCTTCCTCAAGGTGAACAAGCCGGACGAGGCTATGAAGCCGGCGCAGTGGATCATCAACAACCTTCCGGAATCCTTCCTGATTTCTGAAGCCTACCTGGTGATTGGTTACTGCCACTTCATGAAGAAGGATTACAACGGTGCTGCCAAGGCCCTTGAACAGGCTGAAAAGCGTACCGAACAGCCGGTCGTGACTGTCGCCGCCCGCGATAGCGCCCGCCAGGCTTACGATGCCATGCAGGACCAATTTGACTCTGTTCAGGTGCTGGCCTTGGATCTCGCTCGCCAACTCCCCACCCCGCGTGTGGAAAGCAAGCGTGAAGCCCTCCGTCCGACCTTCGATAAGGCCAACCAGTCTATCGAAGAGTATGCAGCATTTACTCAAAAGTCCATCCAGAGTGACCGCTTCGAATCCAACCGCAAGCGCATTCAGGAAGACGTCGGCTTTACCTTGGCTACTGTGAAGACCAAGATGAGCCAGGGTTCTACAGGTTCGTCTGAAGCTGCACAAGAACTCGAAGATTTGGAGGACCTGGAATAA
- a CDS encoding tetratricopeptide repeat protein, whose product MKKIILAMAMICTLVGTSFAADPCKEKTNEAKKLLAKCKSMEKGSAKYKECANSYKVAKNAAAQACRSGGLDEKGMQDAIAQWEKQVNNCKGKQNKRCASALQQLGHYQFQLEEKLFLDKQAQYEEDVAWCADRDNKPEKCANIDQFPKADHQKSLGYFLEYIDKYPKEDKTPVVLYQAAAVQEASGEDDKAFHLRDRLVRNFPDNGLVPKAWLRIAEYHFMNRKFRDAISAYKKVTGFENLTGKEAALAMYHLAESYYNIAEYETAAVKYYDYIIGADKGKYPNDLRAEAMDFMAASFSDLEGGGVAEAEAFLKDKKVPFKDSVYYRIGMKNKDHDRNEEAVQSFKRLMSINPDYIDAPLADIAMIEILIIQQKFEEAQQHRYVVVKRYDRSSSWYKKNQKYPESVKNAETAIRGAMLDIPQYHHARAAKLTKEGDLEAGKKQYAEAIKAYEAFLKRYAKEPTWDEYKVHINLALVYQEMGQHANAAKMFNWIVDTDTTRYGRRPMGSEALLKKEEAAYNAVLMMDQAREDAKKKKAGDDAVKAYNLPETKAYFAQVDKYMKKYGENKEAAELAYNAAIVHYDAKQYKTAVTVLRELRQKYPNHQYILLISRMLAQSLLESDQLDEALTEFEWLYKQYHDVKATKNDSMAKEIEKAIAAVLFQKAEKAVKNQRYEEGAVAYLALVKRYPLVSFADKAVFEAGVAYENAKQHDKAAETFMILPKSYASSSLTIKGILRAASNYKKGGKPQQAATTFLFITNNFPQDSMAFQAIGFAAQTYDSIPDKKNAAVTFELAYKRYPKHEKTPAFLYSACLSYDEAKMTDEAIRCSKDLVRDYPKSTYALDAAFSIPVAYGNAKKWDLAAQEYHFFIKNYGNDDKEKLIAAYIGAARAYMELKEEEKAVEDYRKTLEAYDKYGLQIKNADPGVPAEAAFFLGEYEYHKMEPIVIKGKEKDKAKVIKQLVEILQKAMSQYSKSATYASEKWTFRATNKMGMLFVTMAAKIREQELNGKKEEEKFAERIGIVQQLPSYYEQARPIFQKNIDLARDQGFYNKDVVEAEEGYIEMYYQGCAVFVEVADAFANSPLPDSAAIVKEYVEYEGAVKEDAIEMAHEDLEAYREELNTRSEGAKQLAIPQCATGIKASAHYGIDNQWTAKLFELLKSLDENNETLNTKIEKFDPSTLFADPSYFKTKARLEQISKSEVMTPEEQINTYRDIIKDAKAENEKLKAELAELKKQMEPAPSTSMGGMDDASMDASEPAPAPAAPAKKASGKKKGKKR is encoded by the coding sequence ATGAAAAAAATCATTCTGGCTATGGCGATGATTTGCACCCTAGTGGGTACTTCATTTGCCGCCGATCCTTGCAAGGAAAAAACAAACGAAGCAAAGAAATTGCTTGCCAAGTGCAAGTCCATGGAGAAAGGCTCCGCCAAGTACAAAGAATGCGCCAACTCCTATAAGGTGGCCAAGAACGCAGCTGCACAGGCTTGCCGTTCGGGTGGCCTCGACGAGAAGGGCATGCAGGATGCCATTGCCCAGTGGGAAAAACAGGTAAACAACTGTAAGGGCAAGCAGAACAAGCGCTGCGCCTCCGCCCTCCAGCAGCTGGGTCATTACCAGTTCCAGTTGGAAGAAAAGCTGTTCCTCGATAAGCAGGCTCAGTACGAAGAAGATGTCGCTTGGTGCGCCGACCGCGATAACAAGCCCGAAAAGTGCGCCAACATCGACCAGTTCCCGAAGGCTGACCACCAGAAGTCCCTCGGTTACTTCCTCGAATACATCGATAAGTATCCTAAGGAAGACAAGACTCCTGTGGTGCTCTACCAGGCTGCAGCCGTGCAAGAAGCTAGCGGCGAAGACGACAAGGCCTTCCACCTCCGCGACCGCCTCGTCCGTAACTTCCCGGATAACGGCCTTGTCCCGAAGGCTTGGCTCCGTATTGCAGAATACCACTTCATGAATCGCAAGTTCCGTGACGCTATCTCTGCTTACAAGAAGGTGACTGGCTTCGAAAACCTCACCGGTAAAGAAGCCGCTCTCGCCATGTATCACTTGGCCGAATCCTACTACAATATTGCCGAATACGAAACCGCTGCCGTCAAGTACTACGATTACATCATCGGTGCCGACAAGGGTAAATACCCGAACGACTTGCGCGCAGAAGCTATGGACTTCATGGCAGCCTCCTTCTCTGACCTCGAAGGTGGTGGTGTTGCCGAAGCTGAAGCTTTCTTGAAAGACAAGAAAGTCCCGTTCAAGGATTCCGTGTACTACCGTATCGGTATGAAGAACAAGGACCACGACCGTAACGAAGAAGCCGTCCAGTCCTTCAAGCGTTTGATGTCCATCAACCCGGACTACATCGACGCTCCGCTTGCTGATATTGCGATGATCGAAATCCTCATCATCCAGCAGAAGTTCGAAGAAGCCCAGCAGCACCGTTATGTTGTTGTGAAGCGCTATGACCGTAGCTCCTCCTGGTACAAGAAAAACCAGAAGTATCCGGAATCTGTGAAGAACGCCGAAACGGCTATCCGTGGCGCTATGCTCGACATCCCGCAGTACCACCATGCTCGTGCGGCCAAGCTCACCAAGGAAGGCGACTTGGAAGCCGGCAAGAAGCAGTATGCCGAAGCCATCAAGGCCTACGAAGCGTTCCTCAAACGCTATGCCAAGGAACCGACTTGGGACGAATACAAGGTGCACATCAACTTGGCACTCGTTTACCAAGAAATGGGCCAGCATGCTAACGCCGCCAAAATGTTCAACTGGATTGTCGATACCGACACCACCCGTTATGGCCGTCGTCCGATGGGCTCCGAAGCTCTCCTCAAGAAGGAAGAAGCTGCCTACAACGCTGTTCTCATGATGGACCAGGCTCGTGAAGACGCCAAGAAGAAGAAGGCTGGCGACGATGCCGTTAAGGCTTACAACCTCCCCGAGACCAAGGCTTACTTCGCCCAGGTCGACAAGTACATGAAGAAGTACGGCGAGAACAAGGAAGCAGCAGAACTTGCCTACAACGCCGCCATCGTCCATTACGATGCCAAGCAGTACAAGACCGCTGTGACCGTGCTTCGTGAACTTCGCCAGAAGTATCCGAACCACCAGTACATTTTGCTCATCAGCCGTATGCTTGCTCAGTCCCTCTTGGAATCCGACCAGCTCGACGAAGCCTTGACCGAATTCGAATGGCTCTACAAGCAGTACCACGATGTGAAGGCCACTAAGAACGACTCCATGGCCAAGGAAATTGAAAAGGCTATCGCAGCCGTGCTCTTCCAGAAGGCTGAAAAGGCTGTCAAGAACCAGCGCTACGAAGAAGGTGCCGTGGCTTACTTGGCTCTCGTCAAGCGCTACCCGCTCGTCTCCTTCGCCGACAAGGCCGTGTTCGAAGCCGGTGTCGCTTACGAAAATGCTAAGCAGCACGACAAGGCTGCCGAAACCTTCATGATCTTGCCGAAGTCCTACGCATCTTCCTCCTTGACCATCAAGGGTATCTTGCGTGCGGCCAGCAACTACAAGAAGGGTGGCAAGCCGCAGCAGGCTGCGACCACGTTCCTCTTCATTACGAACAATTTCCCGCAGGATTCCATGGCCTTCCAGGCTATCGGCTTCGCTGCCCAGACTTACGATTCCATTCCGGACAAGAAGAACGCCGCTGTGACCTTCGAGCTCGCCTACAAGCGCTACCCGAAGCACGAAAAGACTCCGGCCTTCCTCTATAGCGCCTGCTTGAGCTACGACGAAGCCAAGATGACCGACGAAGCCATCCGCTGCTCCAAGGACCTCGTTCGCGACTACCCGAAGAGCACTTACGCTCTCGACGCCGCGTTCAGCATCCCGGTTGCTTACGGCAACGCCAAGAAATGGGATCTCGCTGCTCAGGAATACCACTTCTTCATCAAGAACTACGGCAACGACGACAAGGAAAAGCTCATCGCTGCCTATATCGGTGCCGCTCGCGCCTATATGGAATTGAAGGAAGAAGAAAAGGCTGTTGAAGATTACCGCAAGACTCTCGAAGCCTACGACAAGTACGGTCTTCAGATCAAGAATGCTGACCCGGGCGTCCCGGCTGAAGCTGCCTTCTTCCTCGGTGAATACGAGTACCACAAGATGGAACCGATCGTCATCAAGGGCAAGGAAAAGGACAAGGCCAAGGTTATCAAGCAGTTGGTCGAAATCCTCCAGAAGGCTATGAGCCAGTACTCCAAGTCTGCAACCTACGCCTCTGAAAAGTGGACCTTCCGTGCCACCAACAAGATGGGTATGCTCTTTGTGACCATGGCCGCCAAGATCCGTGAACAGGAACTCAACGGCAAGAAGGAAGAAGAAAAGTTCGCAGAACGCATCGGTATTGTGCAACAGCTGCCGAGCTACTACGAACAGGCTCGTCCGATTTTCCAGAAGAACATTGACCTTGCTCGTGACCAGGGCTTCTACAACAAGGACGTGGTCGAGGCCGAAGAAGGTTACATTGAAATGTACTACCAGGGCTGCGCCGTGTTCGTTGAAGTTGCCGATGCATTCGCCAACTCCCCGCTCCCCGACTCCGCCGCCATTGTGAAGGAGTATGTGGAATACGAAGGCGCCGTCAAGGAAGACGCTATCGAAATGGCCCACGAAGACTTGGAAGCCTACCGTGAAGAGTTGAACACTCGTTCCGAAGGAGCCAAGCAGCTCGCCATTCCGCAGTGTGCTACGGGTATCAAGGCTTCTGCTCACTACGGCATTGACAACCAGTGGACCGCTAAGTTGTTCGAACTCCTCAAGAGCTTGGACGAAAATAACGAAACGCTGAACACCAAGATCGAAAAGTTTGACCCGTCTACTTTGTTCGCAGACCCGTCTTACTTCAAGACGAAGGCTCGTTTGGAACAGATCTCCAAGTCCGAAGTCATGACTCCGGAAGAACAGATCAACACCTACCGCGACATTATCAAGGACGCGAAGGCTGAAAACGAAAAGTTGAAGGCTGAACTCGCTGAATTGAAGAAGCAGATGGAACCGGCTCCGTCCACCTCCATGGGTGGTATGGATGACGCCTCCATGGATGCTTCCGAACCGGCTCCTGCCCCTGCTGCCCCCGCCAAGAAGGCTTCGGGCAAGAAGAAAGGCAAGAAAAGGTAG
- a CDS encoding MotA/TolQ/ExbB proton channel family protein, which translates to MSKMLQSFSPESDGWQFMWIILAVFIIGLGFSIERIVYIMVKSSKGRAKFLADFGKLISSQNFDQALSLANATNLPVARIMSAIVSNRAGGREQMQAACDAVFLTEAPRLTRYVSIVQVMASISTLLGLMGTIYGLIFTFDAVANKPASERAKALADGIAIAMGTTLLGLLSAVPLLVIVGILNMNSERLIQEMEEKGLKIINSLS; encoded by the coding sequence ATGTCTAAAATGCTTCAATCTTTCAGCCCCGAATCCGATGGTTGGCAGTTCATGTGGATCATCTTGGCCGTGTTCATCATCGGTCTCGGTTTCTCCATTGAACGTATTGTCTACATCATGGTGAAGAGCTCTAAGGGCCGCGCTAAGTTCCTCGCTGACTTCGGTAAGCTGATCAGCTCTCAGAACTTCGACCAGGCTTTGAGCCTGGCTAATGCAACGAACCTCCCGGTCGCTCGCATTATGTCTGCCATTGTCAGCAACCGTGCCGGTGGCCGCGAACAGATGCAGGCCGCTTGCGACGCTGTGTTCCTGACTGAAGCTCCGCGTCTGACTCGTTACGTTAGCATTGTCCAGGTTATGGCTTCCATCTCTACGTTGCTCGGACTTATGGGTACGATTTACGGTCTGATCTTCACATTCGACGCTGTGGCTAACAAACCGGCTTCTGAACGTGCTAAGGCTCTTGCCGACGGTATCGCTATCGCTATGGGTACGACGCTCCTCGGACTTCTCTCCGCTGTGCCTCTCCTGGTCATCGTGGGTATCCTCAACATGAACTCCGAACGCCTTATCCAGGAAATGGAAGAAAAGGGCCTCAAGATTATCAACTCCCTCTCCTAA
- a CDS encoding biopolymer transporter ExbD — translation MAKQLKKSAKPEEPDLLPAMGLFTILIPMLLTMTAFSKLAIVEVNLPERSMMQMDNETPPEPDQQALNLSLAITSDYLVIGARGGFQPNVYFKEMWTFRCKSDAKLITHSMEDVKSVVESGHGPKCKDGSEMDKEKYLYEIESIELWAIQKESEEDPGKVIWAVYSNGGSAEEPVADSAYVDGNNNFIALPGEGAMGLTPPPALKKPAAGVALATLTPNSARTLKPDVAAKNIIYPLSAYDLIAKDLIAIHTQFIDLEDVDNIIIVANDDTQFDKIIQLMDRSKEAGFTKINLAKLGG, via the coding sequence ATGGCAAAACAATTAAAGAAATCAGCTAAGCCTGAAGAACCGGATTTGCTCCCGGCGATGGGCTTGTTCACTATTCTGATTCCTATGCTTTTGACCATGACGGCTTTCTCTAAGCTTGCTATTGTCGAAGTCAATCTGCCTGAACGTAGTATGATGCAGATGGACAACGAAACGCCTCCGGAACCGGACCAGCAAGCATTGAACTTGTCCCTCGCTATCACCAGCGATTACCTTGTGATTGGTGCTCGCGGTGGTTTCCAGCCGAACGTCTATTTCAAGGAAATGTGGACGTTCCGCTGCAAGTCCGATGCCAAGCTCATTACGCATTCCATGGAAGACGTGAAGTCAGTAGTAGAAAGCGGTCACGGCCCCAAGTGCAAAGATGGCTCTGAGATGGATAAAGAGAAGTATCTCTATGAAATCGAAAGCATCGAGCTCTGGGCTATCCAAAAGGAATCTGAAGAAGATCCCGGCAAGGTTATTTGGGCTGTCTACTCCAATGGTGGTAGTGCCGAAGAACCCGTTGCCGACAGTGCCTACGTAGATGGCAACAACAACTTCATCGCATTGCCGGGTGAAGGTGCCATGGGCCTTACTCCGCCGCCGGCTCTTAAGAAGCCTGCTGCCGGTGTTGCCCTCGCTACCCTTACTCCGAACTCTGCTCGTACGCTCAAACCGGATGTCGCTGCGAAGAACATAATCTATCCGCTTTCCGCTTACGACCTGATTGCGAAGGACCTCATTGCTATCCACACGCAGTTTATTGACCTCGAAGACGTTGATAACATTATTATCGTGGCAAACGATGATACTCAATTTGACAAGATCATCCAGCTCATGGACCGTTCCAAGGAAGCTGGGTTCACCAAGATCAATCTTGCTAAGTTGGGAGGTTAA